CTCGGCTATGCGACGCAGGGCGGCATCAAGGCGGTGGCGGCGGCCAAGCCCAAGCTGCTCTTCTCGCTCGGCGCGGACGAGGTCGATTATTCGGCGTTCGAGGACAGCTTCAAAGTCTATGTCGGCCACCATGGCGACAAGGGCGCCCATGCGGCGGACGTGATCCTGCCCGGCGCGAGCTATGCCGAAAAGGCGGGCACCTATGTCAATCTGGAAGGCCGGGTGCAGCGTGGCGAAAAGGCCGTGTTCGCGCCGGGCGATGCCCGCGAGGACTGGTCGATCCTGCGCGCTCTGTCGGAAGTGCTGGGCGCGACCCTGCCGTTCGACAGCTTCGAAGCGCTGCGCGCCGAAATGGCCAAGGCGGTTCCAGCTTTGGGCGTCGAAGGTCTGGCCGATTATGGCTGGTCCGCGCCGTCGTTGCCGACTGGTGCTGCCGGCGAATTTGGTTCGCCGATCAAGGATTTCTACCTGACCAACGCCATCTGCCGCGCCAGCCCGACGATGCAGCAATGCTCGGCCGAACTGATCCATGGTGAGAGCTTCGCGGAGGCCGCAGAGTGACCGCTTTTTTCCAAAATCTCGGCCTGCCTTTTGAAGGGGCGTGGCTGCTTTCGACGATCATCGGAATCCTGGTGATCGCACTGCCGCTGATGCTGGCGGTTGCGATGATCATTTATGCCGACCGCAAGATCTGGGCGGCGATGGCGCTGCGCCGTGGTCCGAACGTGGTCGGTCCCTTTGGTCTGCTGCAGTCCTTTGCGGACGGCGCCAAGGTTTTCCTTCAGGAAACCATCATCCCGTCGGCGGCCAACCGTACGCTGTTCCTGATCGCGCCGATCATCACCTTCACCGTCGCGCTGATGGCCTGGGCGGTGATCCCATTCCAGGTGGGGGTGGTGCTGGCCAACATCAATGTTGGCCTGCTCTACATTCTCGCGATCAGCTCGCTCGGTGTTTATGGCGTCGTGCTGTCGGGCTGGGCGTCCAACTCCAAATATCCCTTTTATTCGGCGATCCGCGCCAGCGCGCAGATGATCAGCTATGAAGTCTCGATCGGCTTCATCCTGATCACCGTGGTTCTCTGGGCGGGCAGCTTCAACATCTCGACCATCGTCGAGAGCCAGAAGGGCTATTATGGCTTCCTGAACGGCAACGGCTTCAACCCGCTGCTCTTCCCGATGGCGATCATGTTCCTGATCTCGGCCATGGCCGAAACGGCGCGCGCGCCTTTCGACCTGACCGAGGCGGAATCCGAACTCGTCGCGGGTTACCAGACCGAATATTCGTCCATGGCCTTCGCCCTGTTCTGGTTGGGCGAATATGCGAACGTCATCCTGATGTGCGGTCTGAATGCCATTCTGTTCTGGGGCGGTTATCTGCCGCCGTTCGACTGGGCGCCGCTTTATCTGGTGCCGGGGATCATCTGGTTCCTGCTCAAGATCGCTTTCTTCTTCTTCGTCTTCTCCTGGGTGAAGGCGACGGTGCCTCGCTACCGTTACGACCAGCTGATGCGGCTGGGCTGGAAGATCTTCCTGCCGACCTCGCTGCTGTTCGTCTTCCTGGTTTCGGGCTTCCTCATGCTGACGCGCTATGGAGGCGCACA
This region of Sphingobium sp. EM0848 genomic DNA includes:
- the nuoH gene encoding NADH-quinone oxidoreductase subunit NuoH translates to MTAFFQNLGLPFEGAWLLSTIIGILVIALPLMLAVAMIIYADRKIWAAMALRRGPNVVGPFGLLQSFADGAKVFLQETIIPSAANRTLFLIAPIITFTVALMAWAVIPFQVGVVLANINVGLLYILAISSLGVYGVVLSGWASNSKYPFYSAIRASAQMISYEVSIGFILITVVLWAGSFNISTIVESQKGYYGFLNGNGFNPLLFPMAIMFLISAMAETARAPFDLTEAESELVAGYQTEYSSMAFALFWLGEYANVILMCGLNAILFWGGYLPPFDWAPLYLVPGIIWFLLKIAFFFFVFSWVKATVPRYRYDQLMRLGWKIFLPTSLLFVFLVSGFLMLTRYGGAQ